A region of the Desulfonatronovibrio hydrogenovorans DSM 9292 genome:
ATTTCTGGACCGGATCAACCGCGACAATCCCACCCCAGCCCAGGGCGAGATTGAAAGCACAAATCCGTGCGGAGAACAGCCCTTGCTGCCTTATGAGGCCTGTAACCTGGGCTCCATCAATCTGGACAGGTTTTACGCCCCTGACTCTGATGACGGCATCGACTGGGAAGCACTCAGGGATACGGTACATCTGAGTGTCCGATTCCTGGACAATGTCATTGATGCATCAAGGTATCCCTTGGACAAGATCACCCAGATGGTGAACAAGAACCGGAAGATTGGCCTGGGAGTCATGGGCTGGGCTGACCTATTGTTTCAGCTGGAGATACCATACAACAGTCACAAGGCTTTGAAGCTGGCGGAAAAAGTCATGGGCTTTATCCAGAATGAGTCCAAGTCGGCTTCCAAGCTCCTGGCCGAGGAAAGAGGGCCCTTTCCGGCCTACAACGAGTCGGTCTATGCCAGGCAGAATCTCGGGCCTTTCCGGAATGCCACCACCACCACTATTGCTCCCACCGGGACCCTGTCCATTATAGCCGGGTGTTCTTCCGGAGTTGAACCACTCTTTGCCCTGAGCTTTGTTCGCCAGGTCATGGACGGGGAAAGGCTTGCAGAAGTTAATCCCCACCTGGAGGAGGCCCTGAAAAAGAGCCGGAGTCACAGCCCCAAGCTTATGGAGGAGATCAGTCAGAAAGGCAGCATCAGCAGGATGGACTTTCTGAATGAGAATCTGCGGGAAGTGTATGTTACTGCCATGGATATTGAGCCGGAATATCACCTTAAAATGCAGGCTGCATTTCAGAGGTACACGGACAACGCTGTATCCAAGACAGTCAATCTGCCCCATGAGGCAACCAAGGAGGACATCTGGGATATCTACTGGATGGCCTATGAGCTGGGATGCAAGGGAGTAACGGTCTATCGTGACGGGTGCAAAAGCTCCCAGGTCCTGTGTACCGGCGACGGTGAAAAGGCCAGCCAGGAGAAAAAGGAAGGCCGGCTGAGTGTTCAGGAGCGGCCGGAGGTGGTTTACGGCTTTACCCAGAAGGTCAGGACTGGTCTTGGAGAGCTTTACCTGACTGTCAACGAGGTTGATGGCAGGCCTTTTGAGGTGTTCGCTACCATAGGCAGGTCAGGCCGATCCATTACTGCCAAGGCTGAAGCCATTGGCAGGCTGGTCTCCTTGGCCCTCAGGTCGGGCATAGCAGTAGAGGATGTTGTCAAGCAGATCAAGGGAATAGGAGGAGAGCATCCGGTCTTCCAGAAAAAAGGACTGCTGCTGTCCATACCCGATGCAGTGGGCTGGGTTTTGGAAAACAGGTATATGCAGGGAACCAAAACCGTCGGCAGCCATGCAGGGCTGAGCCGTCCTTCCTGCCCTGACTGCGGCAGCGAGCTGGTCTTTCAGGAAGGATGTTTTGTCTGTTCTTCCTGCGGCTACACCAAATGCGGATAGTGCCTGGCAAGATGCGGATGATACACAATAACGATTCTTGGGCATCCCGGGACATGCAGCTGGTGGTCAGGGTTATCAACTTGCTGGCTGACAGGGGCATGACCTTGCAGCAGAAGCTCGACATGAGCCTCAAGATGATTCTTGAGGGAATCGGGGCTTTGAACGGGTCCATTATGATCATTGACCAGACTGAGGCCAAGCTGAAGGTCTGGGCTGCCACAAACAAGGACATTATTTGCAAGAAACAGCCGGTCAGCGAGGAGTCCATTTCAGGCTGCGTTTTTTTGAGAAATGAACCGATCTTTATTAGAGACATAAACAAACATCCTGACTTTGCTCCCAAAGCAAGGCCCGACAACTACCGGACCAGTTCTCTCATCTGCGTACCCCTTGCAACAACAGGTGAAGATAAGCCGTTCGGGGTGATCAATGTTTCAGACCGTAACGACAGTACCTGGTTCAGCAGTCAGGATTTTGCCCTGCTCATGGACTATGCGGCCTGGATTTCTCCTCTTCTGGAGAATACCTTCCTGGTTGAGGATCTGGCCAGGGAAAAGGAAAGGTACAAACGCCTGAGTTACGAACTGGAAATCAAACAGAAGGAACTCATGATCTCCACTTCAGAACGGTCGGAACTCATTCAGATGGTGGTCCATGATTTCAAGAGTCCCTTGTCAGCGGTAATATCCAACCTGGATCTCCTGTCCTATATGGGGTTAAGCCAGGAACAGCAGCCAGTGGTCAAAACAGCTGTGGACGGCTCTAAAAAACTTCTGGAGATGATCAACGAGTTTCTTGACGTGGCCAGGCTTGATCACTGGCAGGAAACCGGTGAACTCAAGGATATATCTCTGATGGGAGTGGTCAAGGAAGAGTTGGAAGAAGTCTTTCCAGTGGCCAGGAAAAAGAAAATTTTTCTGGAGGTGGCTGAAGTTGAAGACGTTGTTGTCCACGCTCATGAAAACCTGTTGCAGCATCTGGTGAAGAATCTTCTGTCCAATGCTGTCAAGTATACTCCGGACAATGGAGCAGTCCGCATCTACTGGACGGTGAAAAAGGCCAGGAGGTTGACGGACAGGTGCACCAGGCTGGTTACCTTGTGTGTAGAAGACAGCGGTCCTGGAGTGCCTGAAGAGATGAAAAAAAGCATATTTGACCGGTTCACCAGGGTGAAAAGGGACCGGCATATTCAGGGGTCAGGCGTGGGTCTGTTCATCTGCAACCGTATAGCCACCATCATGGGCGGGAAAATATGGGTCGAGGATGTCCTGTCCGGAGGCAGCAGATTTTGTGTGACCATGTTTGCACCGGAGGACGGCTGTGCTTAATGGTGATCTTCATGTCCTGGTGGTGGACGACATCGGGCCGGCTAGACAGACCGTGGTCAATATCCTCCGTGTCCTGGGCTGTAAAAATACAGTGGAAGCTGGAAACGGTCATGAGGCTTGGGAAATCCTGAGCCAGAGAAATGATATCGGTCTGGTGATATCGGACTGGAAAATGCCCAGGATGAACGGGATAGATTTGCTGATCAGAGTGCGGGAGAACCAGCAGACCAAGAATCTTCCCTTTTTCCTGGTAACTTCCAAGAATGAGTCCGAAGATGTTGCTCTGGCATCGGACTGGGGGGTGAACGGCTACATGGTCAAGCCTTTGAGCCTGGCTGTCCTCAGAGAAAAGCTGGAAAGCCTGGCCGAAGATACCCCGGGCCGGATTTTGAATCAGGTTTTGAGTCAGTGTCGGGAAAAGTACTATCAGGGACATTTTGACCAGGCAGAAGAGCTTCTGACCGACCTTCTGAAAAAGCAGCCTGTACTGGAGTCCAGGGTGTTGTATGAGCTGGGCCAGGTTAATGAAATGCAGGGCAAGGACAAAGAAGCTGAAGAATATGCTGACAGGGCCATATCCCTTAACCCGGACATGTCCAGGGCCTGGTTCTTAAAGGCCAGAATACTGGGCAGACGCAATAACTGGAAGGAGGCCCTGGGCTGGATTGAAAAGGCGGTCCGCATCAGTCCTCATAACAACGAATATCTTCTGTTCAGGGGGGAAGCATTTCTCAAGCTCAAGGATTTTGCCAAAGCCAAGGCAAGCTATATTACGGCCCTGAACAATGCGCCCAAGGATGATGAACTCAAGCAGACCATCTGGAATACCTATCTGAGTCATGGTTACGTAGATCAGGTCCAGAAGGACCTGGGCGCGGTCCTGTATGAATCTCTGACTGCAGATACCCTGAATAACCTGGCCGTGGCTCTAAGAAAGGGGGGGCTGAACAAAGAGGCCATTTTGGTTTACAAGCAGGCCCTTAGAAAGGAAAAGAACAATCCCAAGATACTTTACAACGCTGCAGTTGCCCAGCTTAAGGCAGGAAGTTCAGATGTTGCTGAAAGATATCTGCAAAAGGCCCTGGAGGTCAGGCCTGACTTTACCGAGGCCAGGGAGTTGATGAGCACGATTAACAGTGAATACGGCGGATCAGAAGGTAAATGATCAATATTAAATATCTTTCCCACTCCTTTGGCCGTTACTGGGCCTTGAAAAACATCAGCTTCTCCCTGGACAAGGGGGACTTTCTGTTTCTCACAGGACCGTCAGGGGCCGGCAAGACTACATTGATGCGGCTTTTGCACGGAAGTCTGCCCCTGCAAAGGGGGATGGTCAGCATTGCAGGCTTTGATCTCAAGTCCATGCCCTTAAGAAAGCTGCATCTGCTCAGACGGCAGGTGTCCATAGTATTCCAGGATTTTCGGATTCTGCCTGATCGGACGGTCTGGGACAATGTGGCCCTCCCGCTTCTGGTCAGGGGTATGGTCAAAAGCCAGATACAGAAAAGAGTCAGGGCTGTGCTGAGGAGCCTGCGGCTGGACAAGAAATCATGGTGTCTGTGCCGGGAAATATCCGGAGGTGAGCAGCAAAGGGTGGCAGTTGCCAGGGCTGTTGTGGTCAATCCAAAAGTACTTCTGGCAGACGAGCCCACCGGCAATCTGGACCGGAAGCTCGCCCTGCAGCTCCTGGAGGTATTCAGGCAGTTTCACATCCATGGAACTACGATTATTTTTGCAACTCATAACGAGGAACTCATTAAGAGTCAGCCCCAGGCCAAGATCCTTTGTTTGAAAGACGGGGGAATTGTTGATTCCAACTGGCCCCTGGAGGGAGTTGAGATATGAGGGTGTTCCGGCAGCTTGCTGTTGAAGGTCTGCTTAACCTGGGGAGAAATAAGTGGGCCCAGGTATTTACCATGAGTGCCGTGACCTTTGTTTCTTTTCTGGCTGGTCTTTTTCTGCTTATTCTGTTTAATTTCAACCTGACTGTACAGGCCACTCAGGATTCTCTTCAATACCAGGTTTACTGGAGCAAGGGAACTGATCCAGAGCAGGTCCGGGAGCAGTGGTCTGAAATCAATTCATGGGATGTTATTTCTGTTAAGACCTTTACCCCGGAGCAGGCCCTGGAGGCCCTGATGGATTCCATGCCAGGAGGTTTTGACCCAGCTGGCATGGCCGGGGTGAACCCTCTGCCGTTCACGGCCCTGGTTGAGTTCTCTCTGACAGGGGAGCAGGCGGATGACCGGGCCGGCGAAATCCTTAAAAGGATTGAACAGTTTCCCGGTGTTGAGAGGGTCAGCTACAATCCCATGCAGATGGATCTGGCTAAAACCTGGCTCAGGGTGACCTCGGGAGTTTTCTGGCCGCTGATAGGTCTTATGCTGCTTATCACTGGACTGGTTGTGGCCAACACCCTCAAACTCAACCAGATCAACCGCAAGGAGGAGATAGAAATTCTTTCCCTTGTGGGTGCCAGTACAGGCTATATCCAGTTTCCGCTGCTCATCACCGGGGCTTTGCAGGGTCTGGGCGGGGGCACCCTGGCTGTTGTTCTGCTCAAGGCCATTCACCTGATGGCCAAGGACCTGCTCTACTTTCCGCCGGTATGGATCAGGATTGAATTCTTTCCCCCGGTTTATGTGATATCCTTTCTGGCTGTATTGACTGGAGTGGGGATCATGAGCAGCTTTCTGGCCGGGCAGAATCGAAAAGGTGGCCAAAAATGAACAGCCTGTCCGCCGGTCCCCAGAGCTTGGTAATTGAAGCGGCTGGCGAGAAGTGGCAGATCAAAAGGGCCGGAGATCTTGAAGAGCTTTGGAATGGGATGACCGGAAATAATCCTGATGATGAAGACCACATCCCATATTGGACAGAGGTCTGGCCTGCGTCCATGCTTTTAATGGAGCATATTTCTTCCCAGAAAAAGGCCCTGGCCGGAACCTGGTGTCTTGATGTGGGATGTGGTCTGGGTTTGACCGCCCTGGTGGGAAAGAGGGCTGGCGCCCGGGTCATGGCCATGGACCTGGAGTACGAGGCTCTGGGTTTTGCCCGGCAGAACGGTCGGATTAACGGTGTCCAGGAACTGGATCTGATCCAGGCGGACTGGAGGCAGCCTCCATTCAAAGCCGGTGGATTCGATTATATCTGGGCTGCTGATGTTCTTTACGAGTCAAGATTTGCCCAGCCCCTGGTCCGCCTTCTGACCCTTTGTCTGAAAAAAGATGGCAGGATATGGATAGCGGATCCCCAACGAAACATTTCCAAAGCTGTCTGGTCCATTTTTATTAACAGCGGGTTTAAGCTTAAAGAGATCAGAAAAGACCGGGTCGGCATCGGTCCGCACCGGGCCGAAGTCAGGCTGATGGAACTTGTCTTTGACCAATTTTGACCAATAACTATTGAAATTATTAAAACCTGGAGGAACGGCATGGGCAAAACAATTCGTTTCGGCGTGTCACTGGATCTGGATTTATTAACCAAATTCGATGATTTATGCGAGGAAAGAAGCTATCAGACCAGGTCCGAGGCCATCAGGGACCTGATCCGAAACGCTCTGGTCCAGAAAGAATGGGAAGACGAAGGCCTGGAAACCATCGGGGTCCTGTCTCTGGTTTATGACCACCACCAGAGCGATCTTTCTCAGAAGCTGACCGAGATTCAGCACCAGGCCCTGGACGCCATTGTCACCTCAATGCACATCCACCTGGATCACCACAACTGCCTGGAGGTACTCATTCTGCGCGGTCCTGGAAAAGACATCAAAGATACTTCCCAGAAACTGACCTCCACCAAGGGGGTCAAGCATGGCAGACTGAGTTTGACCACCACTGGAAAGGAAATCATTTGATGCAGGATATTCAGAACGGTCCGTCCGAAGTGCCCATGCCCATAGACAGGGTCGGGGTGAAAAACCTGAAGATCCCTCTCCTGGTTCAGGACCGTTCCATGGGAAGCCAGCATACAACAGCAGCAGTTGACCTTTGCGTTGATCTTCCGGCCAAGTTCAAGGGAACCCATATGAGCCGATTTCTGGAGGCTTTAAGCCATTGGTCCCAGGTCCTTAATTATGAGAGTTTCAGGGAGCTGCTGACCAATGTCAGATCAAGGCTCGAAGCTCAAAGGGCAAGGCTCCGTTTTGATTTTCCTTATTTTTACAGACGCAAGGCACCGGAAAGCGGGCATGAGTTTGTTATGGACTTCAGTTCGTTTTTGAGCGGTGAGCTGGTTGGACAGGAAATAAAAATGACTCTGGGGGTGGAGGTCCCGGTGATGACGGTCTGCCCCTGTTCTCTGGCCATAAGCGAAAAAGGGGCCCACAGTCAGAGGGCTCTGGTACGGATCAAATGCGGTTTTAAAGGCCTTCTCTGGCTGGAGGAGCTTATTGACACTGCTTCAGAATCGGGTTCATCCCCTGTTTACCCTCTTTTGAAAAGAGAAGATGAAAAGTTCGTCACTGACCAGGCCTTTTCCAGACCATCCTTTGTGGAGGACGTGGTGCGCAGGGCAGCCCAGAGTCTGGATCAGCACCGGATGATCAACTGGTACGAGGTGGAGGTGGAGAGTTTTGAATCCATTCACAACCACAGTGCTTACGCCATTATTTCCAGACACTGAGCAGAGTTGGCGGATTTGATTTTCTTTGCCTTTGCAGTTATTCTGTCTGACTTTGGATTTTAGAAGTCACGCCTTTTTTTCCAAATCTGATGCCTGCCAAGGCTGAACACGGGAGTATTTTTATGGCCAAGAAAGGTTTGTCCCCGGAGGAACTTCGAAGAGAAGCCCTGGAAACAGCGATTACCACCATTGAGAGAAAATATGGTCAGGGATCTGTCATGCGTCTGTCTGACGATGCCCACCAGAGCATCCCTTTTATCCCCACTGGATCCATTGGGCTGGACCTGGCTCTGGGACTTGGGGGGATACCCAGGGGCAGGGTCACTGAAATTTACGGGCCTGAGTCTTCGGGCAAAACCACCCTGGCCCTGCATATCATAGCTGAAGCCCAGAAAAAGGGCGGTGTGGCCGCATTTATCGATGCTGAGCACGCTTTGGACGTGACCTATGCTCGAAGGCTCGGGGTCAACACCGAAGAGCTTTTGATTTCCCAGCCTGATTACGGAGAGCAGGCTCTGGAGATTGCCGATCTCCTGGTCCGTTCAGGCGGTGTGGACGTAATCGTTGTCGACTCGGTGGCGGCCCTGATCCCCCAGGCTGAGCTGGAAGGAAGCATGGGCGAGACTCAGGTGGGAGGACAGGCCAGGCTCATGTCCCACGCCATGCGCAAGCTTACCGGGACCATTCATAAGTCCAAGACTGCCCTGGTTTTTATCAATCAGATCCGGATGAAGATCGGGACCATGGGTTACGGTAACCCTGAGACCACTTCCGGTGGCAATGCTCTTAAGTTCTACTCCTCCATCCGCATGGACATCAGAAAGATCCAGTCCCTTAAGGATAAAGAGGAAATGGTGGGCAACAGGGTCAAGGTCAGGGTCGTCAAGAACAAGGTTGCTCCACCTTTCCGGGAGACTCAGTTCGATATCCTCTACGGTCTGGGCATATCCAGGATTGGTGAATTGCTGGATCTGGGGGTTGAACACGGTATCCTGGACAAGAGCGGGGCCTGGTATGCTTATGGCTCGGAGAGGCTGGGCCAGGGCAAGGAAAACGTCAGGGCCTTTCTTCTTGATAATCAGGAATTGGCTAAGACCATTGAAAAAGAACTGCTGGTCCATATGGGAGTCATGGAGCCGGACCAGCCAGCCAAGTCCGAAAGTGACCAGGGCTCAAAATAATTTTAGGAGAATCAGGTGTTTACCTCATCCGATATCAGAGACAGATTCTTGAATTTCTTCCAGAACAACGGGCATACCCTGGTTTCCAGCTCCTCCCTGGTCCCTGGAAATGATCCCACCCTTTTGTTCACCAATGCTGGCATGGTCCAGTTCAAAAAGGTCTTTCTGGGCCAGGAAAAAAGAGAATACTCCAGAGCTGTTACTGCCCAGAAGTGTCTCCGGGTTGGGGGCAAGCACAATGATTTGGAGAACGTGGGCAGGACAGCCAGGCACCATACTTTTTTTGAAATGCTGGGAAATTTCTCTTTTGGAGACTACTTCAAGGATCAGGCCATTGATCTGGCCTGGAAGTTTTTGACCCGGGAGATGGGCCTGGACCCGGACCGCCTCTATATCACCATTTTCAGGGATGACGATGAGGCCATGGATCTTTGGAAAAAAATAGCCGGGGTAAGTGGGGACAGGATCTTTCGGCTGGATGAAAAGGACAACTTCTGGTCCATGGGGGATACCGGACCCTGCGGCCCCTGCTCAGAAATCCTTTACGATCAGGGAGAAAAGGTGTCCTGCGGCCCTGATTGCGGTATAGGGGTATGTGACTGCGACCGCTATCTGGAGATCTGGAACCTGGTATTCATGCAGTATGACCGGGATGAGCAGGGTAATCTGAATCCTCTGCCCAGGCCCAGCATAGACACTGGCATGGGGCTGGAGAGAATAAGCGCAGTAAGCCAGGGTGTATTTTCCAACTACGATACTGATCTGTTCAGGCAGCTTATTGATTTCATGGCTAATCTGGCCAAAGTGACCTACGGCAGAAATGAGGAACATGATGTGGCCCTGAGGGTCATTTCTGACCACTCCAGAGCTGCTGCCTTCATGATTGCTGACGGCATGCTTCCGTCCAACGAAGGAAGGGGCTATATTCTGCGAAGGCTGATCCGAAGGGCCTACCGGTTTGGCCGAAGCCTGGGCATGGAGGAGCCATTCCTGCACAAGGTTTCTGCCAGGGTTGTCAAGGCCATGGACAAGGCCTACCCTGAGCTTGGCCGGTCTCTGGACTTCATGGGCCGGGTTATCAGACAGGAAGAGGAAAGATTCGCCGGTACCCTGGAAAAGGGTCTGATTATCCTGGAAGATGAAATCGCAGATCTTGAGGTCAAAGGTCAGGGCACAATCCCCGGAGAAGTTGCGTTCAAGCTTTACGATACTTACGGGTTTCCCCTGGATATCGTTAATGACATTGCTGAAAAAAAAGGCCTTAAAGTCGATGAACAGGGATTCAACTCGTACATGGACCAGCAGAAGAGCCGGGCCAAGGCGGCCTGGAAAGGAGCTGAGGGAGGTGA
Encoded here:
- a CDS encoding tetratricopeptide repeat protein, producing the protein MLNGDLHVLVVDDIGPARQTVVNILRVLGCKNTVEAGNGHEAWEILSQRNDIGLVISDWKMPRMNGIDLLIRVRENQQTKNLPFFLVTSKNESEDVALASDWGVNGYMVKPLSLAVLREKLESLAEDTPGRILNQVLSQCREKYYQGHFDQAEELLTDLLKKQPVLESRVLYELGQVNEMQGKDKEAEEYADRAISLNPDMSRAWFLKARILGRRNNWKEALGWIEKAVRISPHNNEYLLFRGEAFLKLKDFAKAKASYITALNNAPKDDELKQTIWNTYLSHGYVDQVQKDLGAVLYESLTADTLNNLAVALRKGGLNKEAILVYKQALRKEKNNPKILYNAAVAQLKAGSSDVAERYLQKALEVRPDFTEARELMSTINSEYGGSEGK
- a CDS encoding cell division protein FtsX, with translation MRVFRQLAVEGLLNLGRNKWAQVFTMSAVTFVSFLAGLFLLILFNFNLTVQATQDSLQYQVYWSKGTDPEQVREQWSEINSWDVISVKTFTPEQALEALMDSMPGGFDPAGMAGVNPLPFTALVEFSLTGEQADDRAGEILKRIEQFPGVERVSYNPMQMDLAKTWLRVTSGVFWPLIGLMLLITGLVVANTLKLNQINRKEEIEILSLVGASTGYIQFPLLITGALQGLGGGTLAVVLLKAIHLMAKDLLYFPPVWIRIEFFPPVYVISFLAVLTGVGIMSSFLAGQNRKGGQK
- a CDS encoding vitamin B12-dependent ribonucleotide reductase, with product MKPSKMPQDTVEPVISDNARTVLTKRYLRKGEDGQPVEDFRAMFWRVASSIANEEKKYKKSRYKADELAGIFYTLMTEYRFLPNSPTLMNAGTDLGQLAACFVLPVGDSMEEIFDAIKHAALIHKSGGGTGFSFSRLRPKDSRVGSTGGIASGPISFLRIFNTATEQVKQGGTRRGANMGIMRVDHPDIIDFIRAKERDGELNNFNLSIALTEEFMQAVENNEEYVLIAPHTKKEKGRLKAVEVFSLLVQKAWESGDPGIIFLDRINRDNPTPAQGEIESTNPCGEQPLLPYEACNLGSINLDRFYAPDSDDGIDWEALRDTVHLSVRFLDNVIDASRYPLDKITQMVNKNRKIGLGVMGWADLLFQLEIPYNSHKALKLAEKVMGFIQNESKSASKLLAEERGPFPAYNESVYARQNLGPFRNATTTTIAPTGTLSIIAGCSSGVEPLFALSFVRQVMDGERLAEVNPHLEEALKKSRSHSPKLMEEISQKGSISRMDFLNENLREVYVTAMDIEPEYHLKMQAAFQRYTDNAVSKTVNLPHEATKEDIWDIYWMAYELGCKGVTVYRDGCKSSQVLCTGDGEKASQEKKEGRLSVQERPEVVYGFTQKVRTGLGELYLTVNEVDGRPFEVFATIGRSGRSITAKAEAIGRLVSLALRSGIAVEDVVKQIKGIGGEHPVFQKKGLLLSIPDAVGWVLENRYMQGTKTVGSHAGLSRPSCPDCGSELVFQEGCFVCSSCGYTKCG
- the alaS gene encoding alanine--tRNA ligase, which translates into the protein MFTSSDIRDRFLNFFQNNGHTLVSSSSLVPGNDPTLLFTNAGMVQFKKVFLGQEKREYSRAVTAQKCLRVGGKHNDLENVGRTARHHTFFEMLGNFSFGDYFKDQAIDLAWKFLTREMGLDPDRLYITIFRDDDEAMDLWKKIAGVSGDRIFRLDEKDNFWSMGDTGPCGPCSEILYDQGEKVSCGPDCGIGVCDCDRYLEIWNLVFMQYDRDEQGNLNPLPRPSIDTGMGLERISAVSQGVFSNYDTDLFRQLIDFMANLAKVTYGRNEEHDVALRVISDHSRAAAFMIADGMLPSNEGRGYILRRLIRRAYRFGRSLGMEEPFLHKVSARVVKAMDKAYPELGRSLDFMGRVIRQEEERFAGTLEKGLIILEDEIADLEVKGQGTIPGEVAFKLYDTYGFPLDIVNDIAEKKGLKVDEQGFNSYMDQQKSRAKAAWKGAEGGELFAALGREAGDGFEVEFVGYDRLRSLGRVAFLLDSNGELKDELPEGLQGWLVSTITPFYGESGGQAGDRGRISSGTGQARVEDARKPYPGITVHKIVVTSGTLSRDQEIDLVVDDGQRISTARNHTATHLLHSALRRVLGDHVKQAGSLVEDKRLRFDFTHIKALEKDELARIEEDVNRSILADIPVETVEMEHEQAVEKGALALFGEKYSSRVRVVSLGDVSMELCGGTHLRSTAQAGSFCIISEGAVAAGVRRIEAITGWDALKYWQSRRSRLESLQELLKAGPDQVTDKVSSLQEQLRQVSKENKALKEKLSSGASSELASSAREVAGIRFIARKIEDTDMNGLRKIMDDTRSKMESGVVLLGSVNNSKPSLLLFVSKDLHQRFTAPQLIKEVAAEIKGSGGGRPDLAQAGGADPDGLDRALARLEEVLLKD
- a CDS encoding class I SAM-dependent methyltransferase; translated protein: MNSLSAGPQSLVIEAAGEKWQIKRAGDLEELWNGMTGNNPDDEDHIPYWTEVWPASMLLMEHISSQKKALAGTWCLDVGCGLGLTALVGKRAGARVMAMDLEYEALGFARQNGRINGVQELDLIQADWRQPPFKAGGFDYIWAADVLYESRFAQPLVRLLTLCLKKDGRIWIADPQRNISKAVWSIFINSGFKLKEIRKDRVGIGPHRAEVRLMELVFDQF
- the recA gene encoding recombinase RecA, translating into MAKKGLSPEELRREALETAITTIERKYGQGSVMRLSDDAHQSIPFIPTGSIGLDLALGLGGIPRGRVTEIYGPESSGKTTLALHIIAEAQKKGGVAAFIDAEHALDVTYARRLGVNTEELLISQPDYGEQALEIADLLVRSGGVDVIVVDSVAALIPQAELEGSMGETQVGGQARLMSHAMRKLTGTIHKSKTALVFINQIRMKIGTMGYGNPETTSGGNALKFYSSIRMDIRKIQSLKDKEEMVGNRVKVRVVKNKVAPPFRETQFDILYGLGISRIGELLDLGVEHGILDKSGAWYAYGSERLGQGKENVRAFLLDNQELAKTIEKELLVHMGVMEPDQPAKSESDQGSK
- the ftsE gene encoding cell division ATP-binding protein FtsE codes for the protein MINIKYLSHSFGRYWALKNISFSLDKGDFLFLTGPSGAGKTTLMRLLHGSLPLQRGMVSIAGFDLKSMPLRKLHLLRRQVSIVFQDFRILPDRTVWDNVALPLLVRGMVKSQIQKRVRAVLRSLRLDKKSWCLCREISGGEQQRVAVARAVVVNPKVLLADEPTGNLDRKLALQLLEVFRQFHIHGTTIIFATHNEELIKSQPQAKILCLKDGGIVDSNWPLEGVEI
- the nikR gene encoding nickel-responsive transcriptional regulator NikR, which translates into the protein MGKTIRFGVSLDLDLLTKFDDLCEERSYQTRSEAIRDLIRNALVQKEWEDEGLETIGVLSLVYDHHQSDLSQKLTEIQHQALDAIVTSMHIHLDHHNCLEVLILRGPGKDIKDTSQKLTSTKGVKHGRLSLTTTGKEII
- a CDS encoding GAF domain-containing sensor histidine kinase produces the protein MIHNNDSWASRDMQLVVRVINLLADRGMTLQQKLDMSLKMILEGIGALNGSIMIIDQTEAKLKVWAATNKDIICKKQPVSEESISGCVFLRNEPIFIRDINKHPDFAPKARPDNYRTSSLICVPLATTGEDKPFGVINVSDRNDSTWFSSQDFALLMDYAAWISPLLENTFLVEDLAREKERYKRLSYELEIKQKELMISTSERSELIQMVVHDFKSPLSAVISNLDLLSYMGLSQEQQPVVKTAVDGSKKLLEMINEFLDVARLDHWQETGELKDISLMGVVKEELEEVFPVARKKKIFLEVAEVEDVVVHAHENLLQHLVKNLLSNAVKYTPDNGAVRIYWTVKKARRLTDRCTRLVTLCVEDSGPGVPEEMKKSIFDRFTRVKRDRHIQGSGVGLFICNRIATIMGGKIWVEDVLSGGSRFCVTMFAPEDGCA
- the folE2 gene encoding GTP cyclohydrolase FolE2, whose amino-acid sequence is MQDIQNGPSEVPMPIDRVGVKNLKIPLLVQDRSMGSQHTTAAVDLCVDLPAKFKGTHMSRFLEALSHWSQVLNYESFRELLTNVRSRLEAQRARLRFDFPYFYRRKAPESGHEFVMDFSSFLSGELVGQEIKMTLGVEVPVMTVCPCSLAISEKGAHSQRALVRIKCGFKGLLWLEELIDTASESGSSPVYPLLKREDEKFVTDQAFSRPSFVEDVVRRAAQSLDQHRMINWYEVEVESFESIHNHSAYAIISRH